Below is a genomic region from Escherichia ruysiae.
AAGAATTGCGACAACAATCAGTGGCGTGGACCAGTCACCGTTAGCATCGTGTATTTTGCCCATTAGCGGCGGCCCACAAGCTGCCAGCAGATACCCGACGGATTGTGCCATACCCGAAAGAGCAGCAGCCTGATGCGCAGAGCTTGCTCGCAGTCCGATAAACGTTAGTCCAAGTATCATTGTTGCCCCGGAACCAAAACCGAAAAGCAGAGTCCAGGTGACAGCGTGTGCTGGCATAAAGCAGAGCCCAACCGCACCCACCGCGCACATTAAGGCGACCAGAGCGGCAATACCGCGCTGATCTTTCACATGATGTAAGAAAAGTGGGATCAGCAAACCGGGAGCAGCAGTGGCTAATTGCAACAAACCATGCAGCGAACCAGCCTGTGCCTCGCTGTAGCCGTGGCTGATGAGGATCGCCGGAAGCCAGCCGATAATCACGTAATAGACCAGTGAGTTGATACCGAGAAACAACGTCACTTGCCAGGCAAGCGGCGAACGCCAGATACGCCGGGTATGTAAGGCGCGTGAGGTACTCAAATTCACATGTTGTCGATTACGCCATTGCGGCAGCCATATAAATAGAGCCAGCAGAGGAAAACACATCAGCATGAGCAACGCGCCCTGCCAGCCAAAACCGTTCAAAGCCAGCGGCACCACCAGAGCTGACCCCAGCGCCGCTGCAGCGCCCATCGTCAGGGAATATGCGCCGGTAAGTCTGGCGACGGAATGGGGAAAATCGCGT
It encodes:
- a CDS encoding CynX/NimT family MFS transporter is translated as MIRSTSLSGKNRIVLIAGVLMIATTLRVTFTGVAPLLDTIRSAYSLTTAQTGLLTTLPLLAFALISPLAASVARRFGIERSLVAALLLICAGIALRSLPSAYLLFGGTIIIGCGIALGNVLLPGLIKRDFPHSVARLTGAYSLTMGAAAALGSALVVPLALNGFGWQGALLMLMCFPLLALFIWLPQWRNRQHVNLSTSRALHTRRIWRSPLAWQVTLFLGINSLVYYVIIGWLPAILISHGYSEAQAGSLHGLLQLATAAPGLLIPLFLHHVKDQRGIAALVALMCAVGAVGLCFMPAHAVTWTLLFGFGSGATMILGLTFIGLRASSAHQAAALSGMAQSVGYLLAACGPPLMGKIHDANGDWSTPLIVVAILSLLMAIFGLCAGRDKEIR